ATAGCAAGTTTGTTTTTAGATACGGCCTGAGCAACAGCACCGTTGGAAGCCTGAAGCAGAGCACCTGCGAATACGCGGTTTTTGTTACCGTCTGCTCTCATGATTTTGTGCTTCCAGCAGTCATAAGTACCGGAAGAAGTGTCACGGGAGATAACTACGATTTTACCGTCTTCGCCACCAAGCTCTTTCCAGTTGGTGATTTTACCGGTGTAGATTCCGAGAAGCTGCATCTGGGTAAGGTTATTAACCTTGTTGCCGGGATGAACAACAGGAACGATGCAGTCGTAAGAAACAACAAACTGTACCGGTTTGCGGCCATTGTCGGTTGCACGCTGAATTTCCTGTGATTTCATATCACGGGACATCATTGCAATGTCAGTAGTTCCATCGATGAGGGCTTTAGCTCCGTTACTGGAACCGCCACCTGAAATTGAAATAGAAACACCGGGATTTGCTTTCATGAAAGCTTCTGCGCATTTCTGCATGAGAGGCAGAACAGTAGTGGAACCTTTAACCTGAAGTGAACCTGCAAAAGCAGATCCTGCAAAAGACAGAGTAAGTACTGCCAACAGGGCAATAATTTTTTTCATTAGATCCTCCAAAATGAATTTGTCATTTAGACGCGTTTACCGTGTCCGTTAATTACCGATACGAGAGGTCTAAACGAAAACAGTTACAAACCTGTTACGGCAATGACAAAGGTCGGTGACACTGCATTTTTTTATTTTTTTCCCCTTGCGAATCTTTAGGCATGAGCTTTGCTTAATGCTTTCTCAAAGGTCAAAAAACTACAGCGGAGTGATCACAATGAAAGCTGAATATATTATTCTCGGAGCAGGTCCCACGGGGCTTGGAGCATTGCACAGGCTTAAAGAACGGGGAGAGGATTCCGTTATCCTTCTGGAAAAAAATTCCTATCCCGGCGGGCTGGCTTCAAGCTTTACGGACGAAAAAGGATTTATCTGGGATATCGGCGGGCATGTCGTTTTTTCCCATTATGAATATTATGACAGGCTCCTTGATTCACTTTTGTGTGACAATTTCCTTGAACACCAGCGGGAATCTTTTGTCAGAGCGGCTGCGACATGGGTTCCCTACCCTTTTCAAAACAACATTCGTCACCTTCCGCCTGAGGTAAGATGGGATTGTGTGAAAGCACTTTTACCGGGAATGAGGTCTGAAAAAGCTCCAGCCAACTTTAAAGAATGGATTCTTAAAATATTCGGAGAAGGAATCGCCCGCTATTTCATGCTCCCTTATAACTTCAAGGTCTGGGCAACTCATCCCGAGGATATGGATTTCTCATGGATAGGTGAAAGAATAAGCATTGTTGACCTCCGCAGTGTCCTTAAAAATATTTTGCTTGAACGCGATCAGGTTTCATGGGGCCCCAATAATACTTTTAAATTCCCGTTGAAGGGTGGAACAGGTGAAATATACCGCAAACTTGCAGCTAGGTACGAAGATAATATCATCTACAATACCAAGGCAGTCCGCATTGATACCGCGCAGAAAATCATCACCGATCATCTCGGAAACAGTTTCAGCTACAACAATCTGTTAAGCACTCTTCCACTTGATCTGCTGGTTACAAAACTCATACCTGATTCAAAAACCAGCCTGATTAATGCTGCTGCTAAACTTAAACACAACAGTGTTTTTGTCGGCGGTATCGGTTTATCAGAATCCAGACCTGATTCCAGATGCTGGATGTATTTCCCTGAAAGGGACTGTCCTTTTTACAGAATGACAAATTTCCACAACTACTCCCCCAATAACACACCTGTGCCGGGTTCAGGCAGGGCTCTTATGTGTGAAGTCTCCCATTCAAATCAAAAACCTGAAAAACTCGATTCCATGCTTGCGGAAATAGAACAGGGGCTGGTCAACACCGGACTCATCGGCACAGCTGAGCGTAATAAAATTATTTCCAGATGGTCCATAAACGTTGATTATGGTTATCCTGTTCCTTGCTTAGAAAGAAACGAAGCGTTAAAACTACTTCAGCCGGAACTTGAAAAACTCGATATTTACTCCCGCGGTCGTTTCGGAGGATGGAAATATGAAGTCTCAAATATGGATCACTCGGTAATGCAGGGAGTTGAATGGGCTGATAGAATGGTTTCCGGCCAACCTGAAACCACTTACAGGATTTAAACTAATATGAAATTCGATAAAATAATTTTTGAGAACAGACGTGAAAAACTGCGCGCCCTGATGAAACAATACAAAATCCCTGCTTTGCTGATAAACTCTTCAGCAAACAGATTTTATTTAAGTGGTTTTGAACTGCACGATCCCCAGTGCAACGAAACCGCAGGGTGGATTATTGTAACTGAATCAGGGGATGACTATCTGCTTACTGATCCGCGCTATGACGATGCAGCCAAAAGAGTCTGGGATAATGATAAAATATTCATTTATTCCGGGCGTAAATTTGAAGCTCTGAAAAAATTTTTCCATTACAATAAA
The sequence above is drawn from the Maridesulfovibrio bastinii DSM 16055 genome and encodes:
- a CDS encoding PstS family phosphate ABC transporter substrate-binding protein, whose translation is MKKIIALLAVLTLSFAGSAFAGSLQVKGSTTVLPLMQKCAEAFMKANPGVSISISGGGSSNGAKALIDGTTDIAMMSRDMKSQEIQRATDNGRKPVQFVVSYDCIVPVVHPGNKVNNLTQMQLLGIYTGKITNWKELGGEDGKIVVISRDTSSGTYDCWKHKIMRADGNKNRVFAGALLQASNGAVAQAVSKNKLAIGYVGLGYLNSELQAVSVDGIKANAANALNKTYPISRGLNLYTPGQPSGEAKALIDFMLSPAGQKLSEEVGFVPLH
- a CDS encoding protoporphyrinogen/coproporphyrinogen oxidase, which codes for MKAEYIILGAGPTGLGALHRLKERGEDSVILLEKNSYPGGLASSFTDEKGFIWDIGGHVVFSHYEYYDRLLDSLLCDNFLEHQRESFVRAAATWVPYPFQNNIRHLPPEVRWDCVKALLPGMRSEKAPANFKEWILKIFGEGIARYFMLPYNFKVWATHPEDMDFSWIGERISIVDLRSVLKNILLERDQVSWGPNNTFKFPLKGGTGEIYRKLAARYEDNIIYNTKAVRIDTAQKIITDHLGNSFSYNNLLSTLPLDLLVTKLIPDSKTSLINAAAKLKHNSVFVGGIGLSESRPDSRCWMYFPERDCPFYRMTNFHNYSPNNTPVPGSGRALMCEVSHSNQKPEKLDSMLAEIEQGLVNTGLIGTAERNKIISRWSINVDYGYPVPCLERNEALKLLQPELEKLDIYSRGRFGGWKYEVSNMDHSVMQGVEWADRMVSGQPETTYRI